Proteins encoded in a region of the Cheilinus undulatus linkage group 8, ASM1832078v1, whole genome shotgun sequence genome:
- the LOC121513759 gene encoding apolipoprotein A-I-like, which produces MKVLVVLIFVVFTGCNGDLHHADQPKSKLSMFRDMFWDLVKIYAHATDETIKQFMETDTGQSLNVHLKEEAKVVEQYVNIAWDHLPQKTKDIISHAIIGAIRIARSVDRFMSSSKRRADPEVDNSLWPIAEAAEMKLMEGAEQVRDMASPHAEMLREKLEPVVQDIQEQIYSLAVLLQHPLSQPPSE; this is translated from the exons ATGAAGGTCCTTGTTGTCCTAATCTTTGTGGTTTTCACTG GCTGTAATGGCGACCTCCACCATGCTGATCAACCCAAGTCAAAGCTGAGCATGTTTCGGGATATGTTCTGGGACTTGGTGAAAATCTATGCCCATGCAACAGATGAAACCATCAAGCAGTTCATGGAGACTGACACTGGACAGAGTTTGAA TGTCCATTTGAAAGAAGAGGCCAAAGTGGTAGAGCAGTATGTTAACATAGCCTGGGACCATCTTCCCCAAAAAACCAAGGACATTATTAGTCATGCAATCATTGGGGCTATAAGAATTGCTCGCAGTGTAGACAGGTTTATGTCCTCTTCAAAGCGCAGAGCCGATCCAGAGGTTGATAACTCACTGTGGCCCATAGCAGAGGCGGCTGAAATGAAGCTGATGGAGGGAGCTGAACAGGTGAGGGATATGGCCTCTCCTCATGCTGAAATGTTGAGGGAAAAACTTGAACCTGTGGTCCAGGACATACAGGAACAGATCTATTCCCTCGCAGTCCTCCTTCAACACCCGCTGAGTCAGCCTCCATCTGAGTAA
- the apoeb gene encoding apolipoprotein Eb translates to MKAVALILALAVITGCNARAVRQADATPNGWEDSVDRFWQYVSELNQRADGVVQDLKASQISRELDTLITDTMAELQTYTEAVTTKLAPYTETSTGQLSQDLQLLVNRLQKDMVDAKERSTEYLGELKTMVETNTDDVRGRIGTYTHKLKKRLNKDTEEIRNTVATYLGEVQSRTSQNLEAVREQVEPIVQQASDTASQKFSDISVMLRSQAEGLGQQLETQAEGIKTQLESTAQELRTSLEGKIDELTELLSPVAAKIREQFESIVEKVKETTTM, encoded by the exons ATGAAGGCTGTAGCTCTGATCCTTGCTCTGGCAGTCATCACTG GCTGCAACGCTCGAGCAGTGCGCCAGGCTGATGCTACCCCAAACGGATGGGAGGACAGCGTCGACCGTTTCTGGCAATATGTGTCTGAGCTGAACCAGAGAGCCGATGGAGTTGTGCAGGACCTCAAGGCCTCCCAGATTTCCCGGGAGTTGGA CACCCTGATCACTGACACCATGGCAGAGCTCCAAACCTACACTGAAGCTGTCACGACCAAGCTGGCCCCCTACACAGAGACCTCCACCGGCCAGCTGTCCCAGGACTTGCAGCTCCTTGTAAACAGGCTCCAGAAGGACATGGTTGATGCCAAGGAACGCAGCACAGAATACCTGGGTGAGCTCAAGACCATGGTGGAGACGAACACCGATGATGTCCGCGGCCGCATCGGCACCTACACCCACAAGCTGAAGAAGCGCCTGAACAAGGACACAGAGGAGATCCGCAA CACTGTGGCCACCTACCTGGGTGAGGTCCAGTCTCGTACCTCCCAGAACCTTGAAGCAGTGCGTGAACAAGTTGAGCCCATCGTCCAGCAGGCCAGTGACACCGCTTCCCAGAAATTCTCCGACATCTCCGTCATGCTGAGGAGCCAGGCTGAGGGTCTGGGTCAGCAGCTGGAGACCCAGGCTGAGGGTATCAAGACTCAGCTGGAGTCCACTGCTCAGGAACTGCGCACCTCCCTGGAAGGCAAGATCGATGAGCTGACTGAGCTGTTGTCCCCCGTCGCCGCTAAGATCCGTGAGCAGTTTGAGAGCATTGTGGAAAAGGTCAAGGAGACCACCACCATGTAA